In Haloarcula limicola, the genomic stretch CGCGCCGTCGCCCCCGTCCCCTCCGCCACCGTTCCCGCCGTCTCCCCCGTCGCCCGCCGCGTCGTCGCGGCTGCCGAACGAACAGCCGGCGAGCGCGCCGGTGGCACCGACGACGCCGAGCGTCCGCAAGAAGTCCCGCCTCGACGGTCCCGGCGCGGTCGTCCACCGCTCGTTTCGTGGGTTCATGACCGTAAAAAGCTCCGTTAGTATTTAACTGTTCTTCGATAGGTAGTATTCGAATATCCGTCGATAGCAAAGATATATACTGTTTAAAACCAGTTACGAAGTGATGATTATCCGGGTGGTAGACCGATGCAAGCAGTGATCTTGGCCGCGGGGGAGGGACAGCGATTGGGACCGCTGACGGAGGGCCGACCCAAACCGATGGTGCCCGTCGGCAACCGACCGATCCTCGAAGCCGTGCTGGAGGCCGCGGTCAAGGCGAGCGTCGAAGAGGTGGTTCTCGTCGTCGGCCACTGCCGAGAGCGCATCCAGAGTCACTTCGGCGACGGCGACGACTGGGGCGTCCCGATACGCTACGTCGTGCAGGACCACCAACTCGGCGCGGCCCACGCGCTGGCACGGACCGAGTCCGTCGTCGAGGGGCCGTTCTTCGTCCTCCACGGCGACCAGTTGGTCGAGGCCGCGCTGCTTGAGCGACTCCTGGAGCGGTGGGAGGCGACCGAGACGCCGACCATCGCCGCCGTGCAGTCGGACCGGCCGACCGAGTACGGCGCGGTCGACGTGGACGGCGAAACCGTCGTGGCCGTCTCGAAGACGCCGACGGCCGATCCGCCGTTCCTCGTCAACGCCGGCGCGTACGTCCTCGACGAGGGCGTCTTCGACGTGGTTCGAGGGGTCGAGACCGCGGACGGCACCGACTTCGGGATGGCGACGACGCTCCAGCGGCTCGCCGACGCGGGACGGCTCTCGGCGGTGCTCCACCGCGGGTCGTGGCAGGACCTGACCTACCCGTGGGACCTGCTCTCGACGAACGCGACGCTGCTCCGGCAGCGCGACAGCGAGGCGGTCGCCGAGGACGCGCGGGTCCACTCGACCGCGGCGGTCTCGGCGAGCGTGGCCGTCGACGAGGGTGTCTCCGTCGGCCCGAACGCGACGCTCCTGCCGGGGACGGCGCTCGGCCGAAACGTCCGCGTCGGCGCGAGCGCGACGCTCTCGAACTGCATCGTGCTGGACGGGGCGCGGATCGGCGACGGGGCGGTGCTGCGCGACTGCATCGTCGGCGAGTCGGTGTCGGTCGGCCCGAACGCCACCGCCGAGGGCGGGCCGGCCAGCGTCGTCGTCGGCGACGCGGTCCACGACGACGTGGGACTCGGTGCGGTGCTCGCGGACCGAACCGTCCTCCGGGGCGGCGTGACGGTCGCGCCCGGGACCGTCGTCGGCCGCGACGTCGAAGCGGACTGCGGGACCGTCCTGCGCGGGCGAATCGACTCGAACGAGACGGTACGGAGGGGATAATCCATGTGCGGAATCATCGGCTACGTCGGCGAATCGGCCGCCCAGTCACGGCTCGTGACCGGGTTGCAGAAACTGGAGTACCGCGGCTACGACTCGGCGGGTATTGCGCTGGTCGACGACGCGCTGTCGGTGTACAAGCAGGTCGGCCTCGTGGGCGACCTCGACCTCCCCGCCGACTCGCCCCAGACGTGTGGTATCGGCCACACCCGCTGGAGTACGCACGGGAAGCCGACAGACGCGAACGCCCACCCCCACACCGACTGCACGGGGCGAGTCGCCGTCGTCCACAACGGCATCGTCGGCAACTACGACGACCTGCGGGCCGAACTGCCCGACCACGAGTTCCGGAGCGAGACGGACACGGAGGTCGTCGCCCACCTCGTCGAAGTCGAACTCGAGTTCACCGACGACCTCGTCGCGGCGGTCAGCGCCGCCGTCGAGCGAATCGAGGGGAGTTACGCGCTGGGTGTCGTCGCGGCCGGACACGACGGCATCGTCGTTGCCCGCCGGAACAGCCCGCTGGTCGTCGGTCACGGAAGCGACGGCAACTTCGTCGCCAGCGACGTGACGCCGCTCTTGGAACACACGCGCGAGGTGTCCTACCTCGAAGACGGCGACGTGGCACACGTCACCCGCGACGGCGTCGCGGTCCGGCACGACGGCGCGAGCGTTGAGCGGGCCGTCCACCGAATCGAGTGGAACGCCGACGCCGCCGAGAAGGGCGGCTACGACCACTACATGCTCAAGGAGATCCACGAGCAACCGCAGGCGCTCCGACAGGCCGTCGCCGGCCGCATCGACGCCGTCGAGGAGCGCGTCGAGTTGGACCGCTCGCTGTCGACGGCGTTTCTGGACTCGCTCGACGAGATTCAACTGGTCGCCTGTGGTACGTCCTACCACGCCTGCCTCTACGGGAAGCAGCTGCTGGAGTCGCTCGCGGACGTCCGCGTCACCGTCGAGTTCGGCAGCGAGTACGCCGTCGGGAGCGGCCGCGACCCCGAGCGGACGCTGGTCGTCGGCGTCAGTCAGAGCGGCGAGACGGCCGACACCCTGCGGGCGCTCAGGACGGCGAAGCGGACCGGCATTCGAACGCTCGGCGTGACGAACACCGTCGGGAGCACCGTCGCCCGCGAGTGCGACGACGCGCTCTACATCCAGGCCGGTCCCGAGATCGGCGTCGCCGCGACCAAGACGTTCGCCTCGCAGGTCGTCACGCTCGCCCTGCTCGCCGTCGACGTGGCGGATTCGCGCGGCGAACTCGACCCGGCGGACGGCCGGGAACTGCTCTCGAACCTGCAGGCCCTGCCCGGCGCGGTCCAGACCGCCCTCGACCGGGACCGGGAGGTCCGCGAAGTGGCCGACGCCTACGCCGGCGGCGAGGCCTTCTTCTTCATCGGTCGGCAGTTCGCCACGCCGGTCGCGCTCGAAGGGGCGCTGAAACTCAAGGAGATCTCCTACGACCACGCGGAGGGGTTCCCGGCGGGCGAACTCAAGCACGGGCCGCTGGCGCTGATCACGGAGCGGACGCCGGTGCTGGCGATACTCACAGACGGTGCTCGGCCGGAGGAGACCCACAACAACGTCAAGGAGGTCCAGTCCCGCGGCGCGCCGGTGGTCGCCGTCACCTCCGAGACGGGCCGGGAGGGCGACTACGAGGTGGGCTTCGACGTCCCCGATCTGGGCGTCCTCGAACCGCTGGTCGCCAACGTCTACCTCCAGTTGTTCGCCTACCACGTCGCCGACGGGAAGGCCCGCCCCATCGACCGGCCGCGCAACCTCGCGAAGAGCGTCACCGTCGAGTGAGTGTCTGTCCGCGCTCGCGCGCGCTGGGTCCAGCTAATTTTCCGGGGAACGGGGCGATAGCGTCGACCGACCCGTCGGCTTCTCGACGAGCGCGGTCAGAACCTTCGATACTCCGACTGTCACGTCAGCGGTGGCGATAGTACTGTCGAACCCGTTCTGAGTCTCAGGATAGATATTTTGGGGGATTCGTCGCGCCGATGTCGCCGATATCCGCCGTCAGTCGAATCGGCGTAGAACCGTCGGGAACGCGACAGGCGTAGAGACGTCTCCGTTCTCCGGCACGAACGGGGATCCGGCCTCTCAGGGTATCTACGTTGATAATCCGTCGAAAAGGATATTATTGCTGGTATAGAATTGGTTGGCAGATGGCACCAGATCCACCGCCGACCGACCGGCCAGCCAGTCCCGGTCTCTCCAGACGGGCGCTCCTCAAGTTGACGGGCACCGCGCTCGGGACAGCGGCCGTCGCCGGCTGTCTGGGGGATGACCCGAGCGGCGAGCGGCGAGTCGGCTACGGCGGCGTCACTCCGGCGATGCTCGCGGCGGGGCGACTGTCGCTGTCCGCGCCCGACGACGGTCTCGTCGCTCACTGGGCGTTGGACGGGACCGGCGCGACCGCGACCGACGCGGTCGGCAGCAACGACGGAGCCATCCGCGGCGCGCCCCGGCAGGGCGTTCCCGGCGTTCACGAGTCGACTGCCTACGGCTTCCGGCCGGGGGCGGGCAACTACGTCGAGGTCGCCGACGCCGGCGTCCTCCGGCCCGCCGCCGAACTGTCCTTCGGCGGGTGGTACCGCACGGAGAGCGACGACAACGGTCAGACGCTGGTCCAGAAGGCCGATGCCCGCTTCGGCGAGACGGGGTACGCCGTCGACGTCCAGACGCCGAACAGCGTCCGCGGACACGTCGCCGTCGAGAGCGGGCGAGCCTCAGTCAACCTGTGGGGCGTCGCGACCCACGACGGGGAGTGGCACCACCTCTTTCTGACGTGGGACGGCTCGGCGCTCGTCCTCTATCTCGACGGCGAGGAGATCGATCGCGACGCCTCGCAGTCGGGACGCGTCGTCCACAGCGACCGCTCGCTATTCGTCGGCCGCGGCGACAACGGCTATACCTCTTACTACGGGATGGACGGTGCCATCGACGACGTTCGCGTCTACGAGCGCGCGCTGCCCGCGAGCGACGTGGCCGACATCTACGAGGGCGAGACGGTGACGCCGACAGCGACGCCAACGCCAACGGCAACTTCGACGCCGACAGCGAACCCAACGCCCACGCCGACACCGACCGCTGCGCCAACTCCGACAGCGGCCCCCACGCCGACCGAGAGCGACGGACCGGCCCCGGTCGCTCGCTGGCGGTTCGAAGAGACCGAGGGCACCGTGGCGGCCGACGGCGTCGGGTCGGCCGACGGGTCCCTTCGCGGGTCCCCGACGCTCGACGCCGCGGGCGTGTTCGACACGTCGGGAATCGCGTTCGGGGCCGGCGACGCGGACTACGTCGAAGTGGCCGATGCCGGCGTTCTCCGGCCCGCGGCCGAACTGTCCTTCGGCGGGTGGTACCGCACGGAGAGCGGTGACAACAGTCAGACGCTGATCCAGAAAGCCGACGCCCGCTTCGGCGAGACGGGTTACGCCGTCGATATCCAAACTTCCGACAGCGTCCGCGGGCACGTCGCCGTCGAGAGCGGGCGAGCCTCAGTCAACCCGTGGGGCATCGCCACCCACGACGGGAAGTGGCACCATCTCTTGCTGACCTGGGACGGGAGCGCGCTCGTCGCGTACCTCGACGGCGAGGAGGTCGGCCGCGACACGTCGCAGTCGGGCCGCGTCGTCCACAGCGACCGCTCGCTGTACGTCGGCCGCGGCGACAACGGCTACACCTCGTATTACGGTCTGGTCGGGCGCGTCGACGACATTCGCGTCTACGACACCGCATTGACAGCGAGCGATGCCGGCGCGCTGTACGAGGGGGGAAGTACGCCGCCGACGCCGACTTCCGAACCGACTCCTGAACCGACACTAACGCCGACCCCCGAGCCGACGGCGACGGCCACTGAGACCGCGACACCGACTGAAGCTCCGACCGAGACGATCGCGAACGACGAGTTCGGCGAATCCGGCTACGGCGGCCACGGATACGGCGGCGTCGTCGACGCGGACCAACTATGACAGACAACCACCGATACGAGACGCCAGCGGCCGGGACGCTGGACTGGGACGAACCGCTGAACCGCAACTTCGAACGCATCGACACCGACGTCGAGATCCGCGATACCGACGCCAATCGGTCGAACTACGTCGCCAAGACCGGCGCGAAGTTCCTGGCGACGGACACCGGCGACGTCTACATCGGCGAGGGCGGGTCGTGGAACCGCCTCGGCACGATCGGCTCGGGCGACTCCGGCGGGAGCGAGCCCGCAGACGGGACGGACCTCACGTCGCTGCTTCTCGACGGCTACGTCGTCGCCCTCGCCCGGAACCTCTCGTCGCCGCGAACGATCGACCCCGCGGGGACGGACACCCCGATTCAGGACGCGCTCGACGTCCTCGCGGCCAACGGCGGCGGCTCGGTCCGCCTCCCGACGGGCATCGTCGAGGAGACGGGACCGATCCGACCCTACGAAGAGACCCGGATCCTCGGGCTCGGCGTCGAGATATCGAAGGTATCCATCACGGACCGGAGCGCCGACGGTATCCGCTTCGACCGCGACGAGGGTGCCGACCGGGTCGCCCTCGACGGGTTCGCGCTGAACGGCCCGGCCGGCACCGGCCCCACCGGCGTCGCCATCCACCACACGAACCGCGACACGCAGGACCTCCACGTCGGTCGCCTGCTGTTCTGGGGGTGGAACAACTCGGTGTACCGTGTCGAGGAGGGCGTCGGCCCCTTCCAGTGCCGACACGACCAGCTCACCATCTACGAGTGCGACGCCGGCGAGGAGGACGGCCTCTTCGAGTTCCGGTCGTGGTACGGCCCGGCCAACTGGTTCGGGACGATCGCCGCGTACCCGAGCGCGACGGTCAGCGGGCGGAACACCACCGTGTTCTTCTCCCGCGGCGGCACGCAGACCGTCGATTACCTCACGATGGGCGGGTCCGCCGGCGTCGCCGTCGACCAGACGTGGGACGGCGTCGTCGAGTTCGGCCACGTCCACTGGGAACCGACGACCAACCCGACGGACCCGCCGGCTATCGTCCGTCTGCGCGGCCACGGCACCGGCGTCGTCGGCGCGGTCAAACACGTCACCGGAACCGCGGACTACGTCTACGAACTGGGCTACGACAGCTACAACGGTCGCGGCCCGGCCCGGAAGGTACTGGGGCCGTACATCGAGTTAGGCCGAGAGGCGGACATCACGTCGAACGTCCTCAACCTCGCTCACCCGGCCGACCCCGCCGCGCCGTCGTTCTATCAGGGCGCGCCGGACGACGTGAGCGTCACTCACGAACGGGGGAACACGGGCGGCCTTCGCGCGCTCGGGACGGCCGGGACCGGTTTCTGAGCGCGAATACTCTCGCATATGATTAAGTAGTCCGATGACGGAAACGAAGGCAGTTATCATGGCCGGCGACACTCCGCAGACCCGGTTGCTCGCGCACGCGCAGTACCGGATCGCCCCGCTCAAGACCCGACTCCGAACGGCCCTCGCTCGCTCGACGCTCGTCGAGCGAACGGCGTGGCACGCGGGCGAACGCCTCCACATGCGAACGCCGACCGGCCGGCGAGTGCCCGAGGCCGTTGACATCTCCGGACTCTACGACGGCCCGGCGGCCCCGTCGTACCCCTACGCCGCCGCCGACCGGGAACCCTCGCTATTCCTGCCGGCGGGCGACATCGACCCGGTGGTGACCGCCGCCGACGTCACCGACTTCGGCCGCACCGACTGCGTCGCCGACCCGTTCCTGTTCGTCACCGAAGACGGAGAGTGGCATCTCTTCTTCGAGGTGTACACCCAGAACCGAGAGCCGAGCGCCGCCATCGCCCACGCCGAGAGCGCCGACGGCTACGACTGGACCTACGACCGCGTCGTCCTGGAGACAGACGAACACCTCTCGTATCCCTACGTCTTCCGCTGGGCGGGCGAACACTACATGATTCCGGACCGCTGGGCCAAAGAACGGGGACCGGCCGGCGTGACCCTCTACCGCGCCGAGCGGTTCCCCCACGAGTGGACGCCCGTCGCCGACCTCGTCCAGCCGGAGACGCCGCTGCACGACTTCAGCCCCTTTCGCTGGGGGGACCGCTGGTGGGCGCTGCTGGGCGACGGTCGAGACCTCTACGCCTACTACAGCGACGAGCTCGAAGCGCCCGACTGGACGCCGCACGAGGCCAATCCCGTGGTCCGCGACCGACCGAACGCGGCTAGGCCCGGCGGTCGTCCGCTCGTCTTCGACGACTACGTCCTCGCGTTCTATCAGGACTGTGCGGCCCGCTACGGCGAGCGAGTTCGAGCGTTCGAGATCGCCGAGTTGACGCCGACGGCGTTCGAAGACCGCGAGCGAGACGACTCGCCGGTCATCGAGCCGACGGGCGGCCTCGGCTGGAACTCCGGTGCGATGCATCAGGTCGACCCGTGGTTCGACGGCGAGGGGTGGCACTGCGCGGTCGACGGCAACCTCGGAGCGGGGTATCGGGTGTTCGGCGAACACCACTGGGCGATCGGCATCTACCGGGCGTGAACTCGTCGTCGGACCGAGAGCGCCTCGGGTCAGTCGTCGTCACCGGCCTCCGCGGACGAGAGCAAGCCGGTCGCCAGGATGCGACGGACGATGGTCACGAGGCCGTTGTCGAACCCCTGGCCGAAGACAGCCTTCTCCTGTGTTCGCTCGCCGCTGTCGGTCTGATAAAACGAGCTCACGAGGATCGTCTCTCTGTCGACCAGTAGCAACCGGCCGATCTCCGTGTCGTCGCCCGGCAGCGAGGAGTGAGTCAGCCACGCCAGTTCCGAGACGAACACCTCCGTCCCGGGGAGCGCCTTCTCGACACGGTCGCGCAACGCATCGGAGACCGTTCCGACGATGACGTCGACGTCGTGACGCTGGGCCTGCTGGAGGCAGTCCGCGAGGTCGTCGGTGAAGACGCCCTCGTGGCCGAGGACGATGACGACTTCGCTGTCGGCCCCGCTTATCAGCTGCGCCGTGCGGCTAGTTATCCCCGCCTCGCCCGCCAGCGCCCACACCTCGTGTGTGACCTCCGACTCTTCGTCGCTAACGGCTGGGTCGAGTCCCTCCAGAGCCTGTCGGAGCGTCTCGACTCGGTCGTCGTACTCGTTCCGGAGCGTCTCGACCGCCTCGTCAATGGAGACGGCGCGAAACACCTGCGGATTCGAGTGTTGAATCTCGACGAGTCCTTTCGCCTCTAAGACCCGTATGGCGTCGTAGACGCGGGTCCGGGGCACCTCGGAGACGTCACTGATTTCTTTGGCCGTCCCTCGCGGAAGCCGCGAGAGCGCGACGAACGCCTTGGCCTCGTACTCTTTGAGGCCGAGTTGCTGAAGTAGTTCGACTGCGTGTTCTCGGTTTACGGTTTCGTCCATATGGGCCCCAACCATCGCTACCGTGACCGGTAGGCTAGATAACGGTTTCTCACCGGGACTGAAAGTCGTTGTCACTCCTTTCGGCCTGTACTGGAACAGGTCCCCCTCCCACTTCGATAACCGTCACGGCGGCCCGAACTGGGGAGGGTTGCGTTTATTTTAATAATTACCGCCTCGGTTGACAGGTTAGCGGTGTCTCTACGGACGGTTCGTCTCCTCTCGTCAGGTCGGCCGAATTCCCCGCGAACGACCCGTTAACTCAGATAATCACAATACCATTATACGGGGTGAGCGGGAACGTGCTACTGGCGCGCAGCTCCAGACTGGGTCCCAACCGATCTGTTGCTGCGCGCCTTTACGTACGGTACATCGCCACACATGACCTCGGAGTCCTCGGACGAGCCCCGTTCTGTCGCGGTCGACCAACTCGAAGCGCTGGGGCTGAGCGCGTACGCCGCCCGGACGTTCGTCGCGCTCTCGAGTCTGGGCAGCGGGACGGCAAAAGACGTGAGCGACGTCTCCGAGGTGCCCCGGACCCGCGTCTACGACGCCGTCGAGGAACTCCGCGACTGGGGACTGGCTGACGTACAGCACTCGAAGCCGAAGCAGTTCTGGGTCGTCTCCCCGGAGACGACGAGCCGGCGGTTCGAACGGGAGTACAGCCGTCGCATGGACGCGCTGACCGAAGCCCTCGACGGGTTGAACTCGACCGAGCGAACCGTGGAACAGCGCGGCGTCTGGACCGTCGTGGGCCGGGGTACCGTTTCGGAGCGCGTCGCGGACTTGATCGACTCGGCCAGCGACGAGGTCGTTTTCATGACCGTGAGCGATCTCCTCACCGACGAGGTCGTGGCCCGTCTCCGGACCGCAAGCGAACGCGGCGTCTCGATCAAACTCGCGGGGATGGCCGACGGCGTCGAACGAGACTTCTCCGACACGGTACCAGAGGCGGAGTACTTCGACTCAATGTGGGTCTGGTCGGACACGCCGGCCGGTCGCATGCTGATGGTCGACCAAGAGAAGACGCTCGTGAGCGTGCTCGTGGACGGCGACGGCGACCACCCGCCGGAGCCGCGCGACGAGACGGCCATCTGGGGGACCGGCGAATCGAACGGCCTGGTCGTCGTCCTCCAAGCGATGTTCACGTGGCAACTCGATGGGACCAGATAGCGTTCGGGGCTTGTAACGCACATATTCACAAAAGGTCTATATCGACATCGGTTCAACTGTTCGACTGTAGCAAAGCGTCGCCGACAGCGGAGTCGTGTATCGCGTGAGAGATTGTCGTCAGGAAGAGAGGACAATGGACGACAATACAGACCACAGAAAGGGCTCGAAAGCGCCTACCGAAGCGAGTCAGTCACGATTCGAGTGGAAAACGACCGAGAGTCCGTGTGCTGCGGTCGTCGAGGCCGTCGCCGCGTCGATAGGGCGAGATTCCACCGACCTGCCGCCGCTGTACGCCACCGTCGACCCCGACGCGCTGACGGCGGTTCTCGCCGACAGGCCGGACGGCTCCGAAAGCGCAGTCAGCGTGTCGTTCGAATACGCCGGGGTCGACGTGACCATCGACAGCCACGGCGGCGGCGTGGTCAGCTCGACGGCGGCCCGTCGCGAGTGAGCGGGACAGTACCGTCGACGAGTCAGAACCACTCGGCTGGCAGTTCGTCTTCGTGAGCCACCAGCAGTTCGAGCAGGGGACGCGCCCGGTCGAAGTTCGGTCCCCGACGTATCTCGTCGCTCTCCCGGTCCCACTCGATGAACCCGTGGTCGGCCAGTTTCGGCAGGTGGACGTGATGCATCCGCACGGCGTTCGAACCGGCACCACTCTCGGGACGGGCCCCCGTCGACAACCGTCGAAGGGTCCGTTCGCGGATTGTCCGCCAGCAGGTCCACGAGCAGTTTTCGGCGTTCAGCGGCGGCTAGCGCGCTCAGTAGGTCGTCTGGAAATGTATCTCCCGCCGTGGAATCCATACGGATTATTGGTCGAGGGAGCGGATAATTACGGCGGTTTTTCGGTTTGGTAGACGTTTGAGGAAGTGAGTAACAAGCCACGCGGCGTCGCCGGCTCAGGGCAGTTCCTGCGGCACGGGGTCCGGTGCGAGCGTCCCTTCGAGGAACCCGACGCCGTAGTACGCGTACTGTGCGGCCAGCATGACCGGTATCAATAGCGCCAGCGGCGTCCGTCGGTCGCGATACACCTGTGCCGTCGCGTAGCCGCTCGCGAGGAGGAACGCCGACAGGAGCAGCGGGAGGTAACGGATCTTCCGGGCCCGCCAGTCGCTCAATGCAGCGAGTACCCCCGTTCCGAGACCGAGCGACGGCAGCGCCGAGTACCACCGGATGACCTTCCCGTGGCGGCGCTGGACGCGCGCCATCGCGTACCCGTACGATCGGCTCTTCCGACAGAAGGAGCCGAAGTCGGCCGAGAGATGGTGCGAGACGGCGATAGTCGGGTCGAAGACGAACCGGTAGCCCGCCTCGCTCAGGCGGAAGTGGAACTCGGCGTCCTCGCCGACGTTGATCCCGTCGTCGTAGCGGAACTCGGAGAACACGTCGGCGTCGTAACAGACGTTGCAGGCCGCGACCGAGCGGACCAGTCGCTCCCCGTCGATGGCGTGAGACTGGGGCGACCCGCCGGAACCGAACACGGTTCCCTGCAGACTCCCGACCAACTTGGCGAAGGGCGGGTCGTCGGGAAACGGACGGTTCGGACCGCCGACGCCGACGACGTCCTCGCGGTCGGCGTAGCCCTCGATGCGCTCGACGTGGGATTCGAGCCACGTCGCCGGGACGGCGCAGTCCGAGTCGGTGAAGGCGACGTACTCGCCGCTGGCCGCCTCGACTCCCCGATTCCGACACGCACCGATCGTGGCCCCCTCGGCGACGCGGAACCGGACGCCGTACTCAGCGGCGACCTTCTCGGTGCCGTCAGTCGAGCCGCCGTCGACGACGATGACCTCGTAGCGGTCGTCGGGGTACGTCTGTCCGGTGAGCGAGGAGAGCGTCTCGGCGACCGTCCGCGCCGAATTGTAGGTCACGACGACCGCGGACACCATCGGGGCGCTGTCGCCGCGCAGATTCGTCGACACGGCTGCATCCTCGCCGTGTCGCTGAATAACCCTATCGGTGGGCGGGTCAGCCCAGTCCCCTCCGTACGACCGAGACGTTCATCCCGAACCCGTAGAGTCCGGTGTTCGGGTGCGGGCGGATCGGCCCCCGCTCGCTGACCCGTCCCGGCGGGAGGTAGACGCGACCGCCGCCCGCCTCGGCGACGCGGTCGAGAGCGTCCTGTACCGGCGTCGCCGTCTCGTCGGGCCGGACCACCGCTCCGTCGAGGTTGCGGGCGATAGCGACGAGGTGTCCCGCGAGCAGCGCCTCGGTCGCGCTCGTCGGCGAGTCCGCGGACACGTCGTCACCGCCGAACAGCGAGTAACCCGCGGTCGTCGCGGCGAGCACCAGCGAGAGGTACGCCCGGCGACCGAGCGGCGCGGTCACCGAACCCACCCGAGAGCGTCGGTTGTCGACACACGCGAGACGGTTCGCGGTCGGCGTGGAAAAGCGTCGACCCCCGAGACTCCGGAAAGCCTAACATCTGTCTGCTGATATGGTAGGACGAACATACTGTCGCCCGGCCACGATATCGGCGATACGTCCCCCATCACATGTCAGACGACTCGACATCCAGAAGCGACCCGGCGACCGGGTCAGACGCCGAGGCGGCCTCCCGCGTCCTCGGTTGCGCGACCGAACACCCGAACCACGTCTTTCCGGTCCGGACCCCGTTCAACCACCGCTCGTTCGACGCCCTGAACGCCACCGGCGTCGACCTCGACGTGGTGTCACCGACGCCCTTCGCCCCGCCGGTCGGCCCCTTCTCCGAGTACCGCCACGTCCCGAAGACGGAGCAGTGGGGGTCGTATCAGGCACACTACCCGCGATTTCTCTACGCGCTCCCCAAGCGCTACTTCTATCAGTACTCCGGCGACTCCGCGCAGAAGCGCGTCACGCGCTACGTCGAGCGCACCTTCGAGACGCCACACGACGTGGTGCAGACCTGTGGGTTCTACCTCGACGGCTACGCCGCCCTCGAATACTGCCGACGCCACGATATCCCGCTGGTCGCCCTCTCGCACGCCGGCGACCTGAAGAACTTCGACCGGTTCAACGACGAGGTGCAGGCCCGCATCCGCGAGACGATCGACTACTGTTCGGCCGTGCTGACGGTCAGCGACGAACTCGCCGCCGTCGCCCGGCAGTTCGCCCCCGCCGGGAAGGTCCGCACGCTCCCCATCGGCGAGGACCCCGAGGACTACCCGACCGAGCGCCGGGCGGCCATCCGCCGGGAACTGGGCATCGCTCCGGAGACGAAGCTTCTGCTGTACGTCGGCCGCTTCGAGAAGGAGAAGGGCATCCGCGAACTCGTCGCCGCCCTCGACTCGCTCTCCCGCGAGGACGTGGCCGTCGCCGCCGTCGGTCACGGCGGGGCCCTCCGGTGGTGGTTCCTCGACAGCCTGGGCGAGCTTCACCACCCCGCACACGCCTACTGGCAGCTCGACCCCATCGCGGTCCGTCGCCTCCACGTCGCCGCGGACCTGCTGGTCCACCCGAGTTGGATAGAGGCGCGTCCGACGGTCCTCTACGAGGCGATGGCCGCCGAGACGCCCGTGTTGGCCTCGAACGTCGGCGGCATCCCCGAGATGGTCGTCGACGGCGAGACCGGCGTCCTCGTCCCGCCCCACGACCCCGAGACGCTCTCGCGGACGCTCGATTCGCTGCTCGACGACCCCGAGCGCCTGCGCGAGATGGGACGAGCGGGCCGAGCGCGGCTCGTCGACCAGCGCTGGACGTGGACCGACCACGCGCAGCGACTGCGCGAGGTCCACCGGGAGGTCGCGCGTGACTGACCGGCCCCGCGTGAGCGTCGTGATTCCGGCATACGATCGAGCGGACGTGGTCAGCCGAGCTGTCGACAGCGCGCTCGCCCAGACGGTCGACGCCGTCGAAGTCCTCGTCGTCGACGACGGCAGCACCGACGAGACGGCGGCCGTCGTGAGGCGGTTCGAACGCGAGGACGACCGGGTCCGCTATCTCGCTCACGAGACGAACCGGGGCGTCAGCGCC encodes the following:
- a CDS encoding TrmB family transcriptional regulator — translated: MDETVNREHAVELLQQLGLKEYEAKAFVALSRLPRGTAKEISDVSEVPRTRVYDAIRVLEAKGLVEIQHSNPQVFRAVSIDEAVETLRNEYDDRVETLRQALEGLDPAVSDEESEVTHEVWALAGEAGITSRTAQLISGADSEVVIVLGHEGVFTDDLADCLQQAQRHDVDVIVGTVSDALRDRVEKALPGTEVFVSELAWLTHSSLPGDDTEIGRLLLVDRETILVSSFYQTDSGERTQEKAVFGQGFDNGLVTIVRRILATGLLSSAEAGDDD
- a CDS encoding TrmB family transcriptional regulator produces the protein MTSESSDEPRSVAVDQLEALGLSAYAARTFVALSSLGSGTAKDVSDVSEVPRTRVYDAVEELRDWGLADVQHSKPKQFWVVSPETTSRRFEREYSRRMDALTEALDGLNSTERTVEQRGVWTVVGRGTVSERVADLIDSASDEVVFMTVSDLLTDEVVARLRTASERGVSIKLAGMADGVERDFSDTVPEAEYFDSMWVWSDTPAGRMLMVDQEKTLVSVLVDGDGDHPPEPRDETAIWGTGESNGLVVVLQAMFTWQLDGTR
- a CDS encoding HalOD1 output domain-containing protein, which produces MDDNTDHRKGSKAPTEASQSRFEWKTTESPCAAVVEAVAASIGRDSTDLPPLYATVDPDALTAVLADRPDGSESAVSVSFEYAGVDVTIDSHGGGVVSSTAARRE
- a CDS encoding DUF7344 domain-containing protein translates to MHHVHLPKLADHGFIEWDRESDEIRRGPNFDRARPLLELLVAHEDELPAEWF
- a CDS encoding glycosyltransferase, which codes for MSTNLRGDSAPMVSAVVVTYNSARTVAETLSSLTGQTYPDDRYEVIVVDGGSTDGTEKVAAEYGVRFRVAEGATIGACRNRGVEAASGEYVAFTDSDCAVPATWLESHVERIEGYADREDVVGVGGPNRPFPDDPPFAKLVGSLQGTVFGSGGSPQSHAIDGERLVRSVAACNVCYDADVFSEFRYDDGINVGEDAEFHFRLSEAGYRFVFDPTIAVSHHLSADFGSFCRKSRSYGYAMARVQRRHGKVIRWYSALPSLGLGTGVLAALSDWRARKIRYLPLLLSAFLLASGYATAQVYRDRRTPLALLIPVMLAAQYAYYGVGFLEGTLAPDPVPQELP
- a CDS encoding glycosyltransferase family 4 protein; amino-acid sequence: MSDDSTSRSDPATGSDAEAASRVLGCATEHPNHVFPVRTPFNHRSFDALNATGVDLDVVSPTPFAPPVGPFSEYRHVPKTEQWGSYQAHYPRFLYALPKRYFYQYSGDSAQKRVTRYVERTFETPHDVVQTCGFYLDGYAALEYCRRHDIPLVALSHAGDLKNFDRFNDEVQARIRETIDYCSAVLTVSDELAAVARQFAPAGKVRTLPIGEDPEDYPTERRAAIRRELGIAPETKLLLYVGRFEKEKGIRELVAALDSLSREDVAVAAVGHGGALRWWFLDSLGELHHPAHAYWQLDPIAVRRLHVAADLLVHPSWIEARPTVLYEAMAAETPVLASNVGGIPEMVVDGETGVLVPPHDPETLSRTLDSLLDDPERLREMGRAGRARLVDQRWTWTDHAQRLREVHREVARD